The following proteins are co-located in the Solanum pennellii chromosome 8, SPENNV200 genome:
- the LOC107027241 gene encoding 1-aminocyclopropane-1-carboxylate synthase-like, translated as MVSISKNNQKQQLLSKIATNDGHGENSPYFDGWKAYANNPFHLTDNPNGVIQMGLAENQLCFDLIQEWVVNNPKASICTVEGAENFQDIAIFQDYHGLPEFRQAVARFMEKVRGDRVTFDPNRIVMSGGATGAHEMLAFCLADPGDAFLVPTPYYPGFDRDLRWRTGVQLFPVVCESCNDFKVTKKALEEAYEKAQQSNIKIKGLLINNPSNPLGTLLDKDTLRDIVTFINSRNIHLVCDEIYAATVFDQPRFISVSEMVEEMIECNKDLIHIVYSLSKDLGFPGFRVGIVYSYNDTVVNIARKMSSFGLVSTQTQHMLASMLSDEIFVEKFIAESSERLGKRQGMFTKGLAQVGISTLKSNAGLFFWMDLRRLLKEATFDGELELWRIIINEVKLNVSPGCSFHCSEPGWFRVCFANMDDETMRIALRRIRNFVLQTKGLNNIAAIKKQCSRSKLQISLSFRRLDDFNSPAHSPMNSPLVRT; from the exons atGGTGTCTATTTCAAAGAATAACCAAAAACAACAACTTCTTTCAAAGATAGCCACAAATGATGGTCATGGAGAAAATTCACCTTATTTTGATGGTTGGAAGGCTTATGCAAACAATCCTTTTCATCTAACTGATAATCCTAATGGTGTTATTCAGATGGGTCTTGCTGAAAATCAG ctttgttttgatttaattcaaGAATGGGTGGTAAATAATCCAAAAGCATCAATTTGCACTGTTGAAGGAGCTGAaaatttccaagatattgcAATTTTTCAAGATTATCATGGCTTGCCAGAGTTTAGACAA gcAGTTGCAAGGTTTATGGAGAAAGTGAGAGGTGACAGAGTGACATTTGATCCAAACAGAATAGTAATGAGTGGAGGAGCAACTGGTGCTCATGAAATGCTTGCTTTTTGCTTGGCTGATCCTGGTGATGCTTTTTTGGTCCCAACACCATATTATCCAGG ATTTGATAGAGATTTGAGATGGAGAACTGGTGTTCAACTATTTCCAGTTGTTTGTGAAAGTTGTAATGATTTCAAAGTGACTAAAAAAGCCTTAGAAGAAGCATATGAAAAAGCTCAACAAtccaacatcaaaataaaaggcTTACTTATAAACAATCCTTCAAATCCATTAGGTACTCTTCTTGACAAGGACACACTACGAGACATTGTAACGTTCATCAACTCGAGAAATATCCATTTAGTATGCGATGAAATCTATGCTGCTACGGTGTTTGATCAGCCTCGATTTATCAGTGTATCCGAAATGGTTGAGGAGATGATTGAATGCAACAAAGATTTGATCCATATAGTCTATAGCTTGTCTAAAGACTTAGGATTTCCAGGATTCAGAGTTGGGATTGTTTACTCGTACAACGATACAGTTGTAAACATTGCTAGAAAGATGTCAAGTTTCGGGCTAGTTTCAACTCAGACACAACATATGCTAGCATCAATGTTGTCTGATGAGATTTTTGTTGAGAAATTCATTGCTGAGAGTTCCGAAAGGCTCGGGAAAAGGCAAGGGATGTTCACAAAAGGATTAGCACAAGttggaattagtacattgaaaAGCAATGCTGGTTTGTTTTTCTGGATGGATTTAAGGAGACTGCTTAAAGAAGCAACATTTGATGGTGAGTTAGAATTATGGAGAATTATTATTAATGAAGTGAAACTTAATGTTTCACCAGGatgttcatttcattgttctGAACCTGGTTGGTTTAGAGTTTGTTTTGCAAATATGGACGACGAAACGATGAGAATTGCATTAAGAAGGATAAGGAACTTTGTGCTTCAAACAAAGGGACTTAATAACATTGCTGCTATTAAGAAACAATGCAGTAGGAGTAAACTTCAGATCAGCTTATCGTTTCGAAGATTGGATGATTTTAACTCACCAGCTCACTCTCCGATGAATTCGCCTTTGGTTAGGAcataa
- the LOC107027121 gene encoding 1-aminocyclopropane-1-carboxylate synthase-like, which yields MVSISKNNQKQQLLSKIATNDGHGENSPYFDGWKAYANNPFHLTDNPNGVIQMGLAENQLCFDLIQEWVVNNPKASICTVEGAENFQDIAIFQDYHGLPEFRQAVARFMEKVRGDRVTFDPNRIVMSGGATGAHEMLAFCLADPGDAFLVPTPYYPGFDRDLRWRTGVQLFPVVCESCNDFKVTKKALEEAYEKAQQSNIKIKGLLINNPSNPLGTLLDKDTLRDIVTFINSKNIHLVCDEIYAATVFDQPRFISVSEIVEDMIECNKDLIHIVYSLSKDLGFPGFRVGIVYSYNDTVVSIARKMSSFGLVSTQTQHLLASMLSDEIFIDKFIAESSERLGERQGMFTKGLAEVGISTLKSNAGLFFWMDLRRLLKEATFDGELELWRIIINEVKLNVSPGCSFHCSEPGWFRVCFANMDDETMRIALKRISYFVLQPKGLNNIAAIKKQCSRRKLQISLSFRRLDHEFMNSPAHSPMNSPLVRT from the exons atgGTGTCTATTTCAAAGAATAACCAAAAACAACAACTTCTTTCAAAGATAGCCACAAATGATGGTCATGGAGAAAATTCACCTTATTTTGATGGTTGGAAGGCTTATGCAAATAATCCTTTTCATCTAACTGATAATCCTAATGGTGTTATTCAGATGGGTCTTGCTGAAAATCAG ctttgttttgatttaattcaaGAATGGGTGGTGAATAATCCAAAAGCATCGATTTGCACTGTTGAAGGAGCTGAaaatttccaagatattgcAATTTTTCAAGATTATCATGGATTGCCAGAGTTTAGACAA gcAGTTGCAAGGTTTATGGAGAAAGTGAGAGGTGACAGAGTGACATTTGATCCAAACAGAATAGTAATGAGTGGAGGAGCAACTGGTGCTCATGAAATGCTTGCTTTTTGCTTGGCTGATCCTGGTGATGCCTTTTTGGTCCCAACACCATATTATCCAGG ATTTGATAGAGATTTGAGATGGAGAACTGGTGTTCAACTATTTCCAGTTGTTTGTGAAAGTTGTAATGATTTCAAAGTGACTAAAAAAGCCTTAGAAGAAGCATATGAAAAAGCTCAACAAtccaacatcaaaataaaaggcTTACTTATAAACAATCCTTCAAATCCATTAGGTACTCTTCTTGACAAGGACACACTCCGTGACATTGTAACGTTCATCAACTCTAAAAACATCCATTTAGTGTGCGATGAAATCTATGCTGCTACGGTGTTTGATCAGCCTAGATTCATCAGTGTATCTGAAATAGTTGAGGATATGATCGAATGCAACAAAGATTTGATCCATATAGTCTATAGCTTGTCTAAAGACTTGGGATTTCCAGGATTCAGAGTTGGAATTGTTTACTCGTACAACGATACAGTAGTAAGCATTGCTAGAAAGATGTCAAGCTTCGGGTTAGTTTCAACTCAGACACAACATTTGCTTGCATCAATGTTGTCTGATGAGATATTCATTGACAAATTCATTGCTGAGAGTTCCGAAAGACTCGGAGAAAGGCAGGGGATGTTTACAAAAGGACTAGCAGAAGttggaattagtacattgaaaAGCAATGCTGGTTTGTTTTTCTGGATGGATTTAAGGAGGCTTCTTAAAGAAGCAACATTTGATGGTGAGTTAGAATTATGGAGAATTATTATTAATGAAGTGAAACTTAATGTTTCACCAGGatgttcatttcattgttctGAACCTGGTTGGTTTAGAGTTTGTTTTGCAAACATGGACGACGAAACGATGAGAATTGCATTAAAAAGGATAAGTTACTTTGTGCTTCAGCCAAAGGGACTTAACAACATTGCTGCTATTAAGAAACAATGCAGCAGGAGGAAACTTCAGATCAGCTTATCGTTTCGAAGATTGGATCATGAGTTCATGAACTCACCAGCTCACTCTCCGATGAATTCGCCTTTGGTCAGGACttaa